Proteins from one Bacteroidia bacterium genomic window:
- the pruA gene encoding L-glutamate gamma-semialdehyde dehydrogenase gives MAKGFYNVPAPINEPVKNYFPGSAEREELKKMLAHLRSQEIDIPMYIGGKEIKSGETVRLAPPHDHKHTLGHFHKSTKEHVKQAIDAALKAKTNWANLSWEHRASIFLKAADLIAGPFRAKLNAATMLGQSKNAYQAEIDAACEITDFLRFNVHYMTEIYKLQPNSSAGIWNRVEQRPLEGFIYALTPFNFTAIAGNLPTSCAMMGNVVVWKPSNTQVYAANVLMEIFIKAGVPAGVINLIYPSGPDAADVIFSHPDFAGIHFTGSTEVFQNIWKTIGNNIHLYKSYPRIVGETGGKDFIVAHPSAEAKVVATAISRGAFEYQGQKCSAASRAYIPASLWKEVKDLVCKDLASFKMGPTEDFGNFINAVIDEKSFDKLAKYIDNAKKDKDAEIVAGGNYDKSKGYFIEPTIILAKQPKYVTLCEELFGPVLTIFVYEDAKFEETLDIVDSTSIYALTGAFIAQDRYAIEYAAKKLVNAAGNFYINDKPTGAVVGQQPFGGARGSGTNDKAGSMINLLRWVSPRTIKETFVPATDYKYPFLQKE, from the coding sequence ATGGCAAAAGGATTTTACAACGTACCTGCTCCGATAAATGAACCTGTAAAAAATTATTTTCCAGGAAGCGCAGAAAGAGAAGAACTGAAAAAAATGTTGGCGCATTTGCGTTCGCAAGAAATAGATATTCCGATGTATATTGGCGGAAAAGAAATTAAAAGTGGCGAAACCGTTCGTCTTGCGCCTCCGCACGATCACAAACATACCTTAGGACATTTTCATAAAAGTACTAAAGAACACGTAAAACAAGCCATTGATGCGGCTTTGAAAGCGAAAACAAATTGGGCAAATCTTTCGTGGGAACACCGCGCGAGTATTTTTTTAAAGGCAGCCGATTTAATCGCAGGACCTTTTCGCGCCAAGCTGAATGCGGCAACCATGCTCGGTCAATCGAAAAATGCGTACCAAGCCGAAATTGATGCCGCTTGCGAAATCACTGATTTTTTGCGCTTCAACGTGCATTACATGACGGAGATTTATAAATTGCAACCTAATTCTTCCGCAGGTATTTGGAATCGTGTGGAACAACGACCGTTAGAGGGTTTTATCTATGCGTTAACTCCTTTTAATTTTACGGCAATTGCCGGAAATTTACCTACTTCTTGCGCTATGATGGGAAATGTGGTGGTTTGGAAACCTTCCAACACGCAAGTTTACGCTGCCAATGTATTGATGGAAATATTTATAAAAGCAGGCGTTCCGGCGGGTGTCATTAATTTAATTTACCCTTCGGGACCAGATGCAGCAGATGTTATTTTTTCACATCCTGATTTTGCAGGAATCCATTTTACTGGCTCTACGGAAGTGTTTCAGAACATTTGGAAAACAATCGGAAATAATATTCATCTCTATAAATCGTATCCAAGAATTGTAGGCGAAACAGGTGGAAAAGATTTTATTGTGGCGCATCCTTCTGCGGAAGCAAAAGTGGTGGCAACAGCTATTTCGCGCGGTGCGTTTGAATATCAAGGACAAAAATGTTCGGCCGCTTCTCGCGCTTACATTCCGGCTTCTTTGTGGAAAGAGGTAAAAGACTTGGTGTGTAAGGATTTGGCGTCTTTTAAAATGGGACCGACAGAAGATTTCGGAAATTTTATCAATGCAGTTATTGATGAAAAATCATTTGATAAACTTGCTAAATATATTGATAACGCGAAGAAAGACAAAGATGCAGAAATTGTGGCAGGAGGAAATTACGATAAATCAAAAGGATATTTCATCGAGCCAACTATTATTTTAGCGAAACAACCGAAATACGTCACTTTGTGCGAAGAATTATTTGGACCAGTATTAACCATTTTTGTTTACGAAGATGCCAAATTTGAAGAAACATTAGACATTGTTGATTCTACTTCCATTTACGCGCTAACAGGCGCTTTCATCGCGCAAGATAGATATGCGATTGAATACGCTGCGAAAAAATTAGTGAACGCTGCCGGAAATTTTTATATCAATGATAAACCTACAGGAGCTGTTGTTGGTCAGCAACCGTTTGGTGGCGCAAGAGGTTCTGGAACAAATGACAAAGCAGGATCAATGATAAATTTATTGCGTTGGGTTTCTCCGCGTACTATCAAGGAAACCTTTGTTCCGGCTACGGATTATAAATATCCATTTTTACAAAAAGAATAA
- the ytxJ gene encoding bacillithiol system redox-active protein YtxJ produces MDWLFLDSEKQISEIIEESFREDISAIAIFKHSTRCSISSMAKQRLERSWDLSPKNSPIYYLDLLAHRDISNLIAEQFSVIHASPQLLLIKNGKCFFNASQQDIRVEDVKSSIQKISN; encoded by the coding sequence ATGGACTGGCTGTTTCTTGATAGTGAGAAGCAAATTTCGGAAATAATCGAGGAAAGTTTTCGCGAAGATATTTCAGCTATTGCCATTTTTAAACACAGCACGCGCTGTTCCATCAGTTCCATGGCGAAACAACGTTTGGAGCGTTCTTGGGATTTATCCCCAAAAAATAGTCCTATTTATTATTTGGATTTGTTGGCACATCGCGACATTTCCAATTTAATTGCCGAACAATTTTCCGTCATTCACGCTTCGCCTCAATTATTACTTATCAAAAACGGAAAGTGCTTTTTTAACGCTTCGCAGCAAGACATTCGTGTGGAAGATGTGAAATCTTCTATCCAAAAAATCAGTAATTAA
- a CDS encoding OsmC family protein, with product MKTAVIYYTNQLRTKATHVKSGMEIITDAPTDNNGKGEAFSPTDLLSTSLGCCMLTIMGIVAERNGIDINNTKVEITKIMGTDPRRVVEIVLEFSMPQKKYSDKEKTLMENAARTCPVAKSLHPDLKQAVIFNY from the coding sequence ATGAAAACAGCAGTTATTTATTATACCAATCAGTTGCGGACAAAAGCGACGCACGTAAAATCAGGAATGGAAATTATAACCGATGCACCTACAGATAATAACGGAAAAGGGGAGGCTTTTTCACCAACCGATTTATTGTCCACTTCGCTTGGATGTTGCATGCTTACGATTATGGGAATTGTGGCTGAACGCAATGGAATTGACATAAACAATACGAAAGTGGAAATCACTAAAATAATGGGGACAGATCCACGAAGAGTGGTTGAAATTGTGTTGGAATTCTCTATGCCTCAAAAAAAATATTCGGATAAAGAAAAAACACTCATGGAAAATGCGGCAAGAACTTGTCCGGTTGCAAAAAGTTTGCATCCAGATTTAAAACAGGCAGTGATTTTTAATTACTGA
- the lipA gene encoding lipoyl synthase produces the protein MSELVEEKNPRIKKPDWLRVKLPTGKEYAQVRNIVSTHKLHTICESGNCPNMGECWGAGTATFMILGNICTRSCGFCAVATGRPNAVDLQEPQRVAESVRLMNIKHCVITSVDRDDLKDGGSIIWAETIKTIRAASPKTTMETLIPDFQGKWENLQRIIDSKPEIVSHNLETVKRLTKQVRIQAKYERSLEVLKRLKDAGLKTKSGIMLGLGETQEEVYEAMDDLRKAGCDVLTLGQYLQPTHQHLPVVEFIHPDTFLALKKAGLEKGFRFVESGPLVRSSYHAEKHLF, from the coding sequence ATGAGCGAACTTGTAGAAGAGAAAAATCCAAGAATAAAAAAACCAGATTGGTTGCGCGTTAAATTGCCTACTGGCAAAGAGTATGCGCAAGTTCGAAATATTGTAAGCACACATAAATTACACACCATCTGCGAAAGTGGGAATTGTCCAAACATGGGCGAATGCTGGGGCGCAGGCACGGCTACGTTTATGATATTGGGAAATATTTGTACGCGCTCCTGCGGATTTTGCGCCGTAGCTACTGGTCGTCCAAATGCAGTGGATTTGCAAGAACCTCAACGTGTAGCGGAATCGGTGCGTTTGATGAATATTAAACATTGCGTTATCACTTCCGTGGATAGAGATGATTTGAAAGATGGCGGTTCCATAATTTGGGCTGAAACTATTAAAACAATTCGTGCGGCAAGTCCGAAAACAACGATGGAAACCTTGATTCCTGATTTTCAAGGAAAGTGGGAAAACCTACAACGCATCATCGATAGCAAACCAGAAATTGTTTCGCATAATTTAGAAACCGTAAAACGCTTAACCAAACAAGTGCGCATACAAGCCAAATACGAACGCAGTTTAGAAGTGTTGAAACGCTTGAAAGACGCCGGATTAAAAACAAAATCAGGCATTATGCTCGGCTTAGGCGAAACACAAGAAGAAGTATACGAAGCAATGGACGATTTACGAAAAGCCGGTTGCGATGTGCTTACCTTAGGTCAGTATTTACAACCTACACACCAGCATTTACCGGTGGTAGAATTTATTCATCCTGATACATTTTTGGCTTTAAAAAAAGCCGGACTCGAAAAAGGATTTCGTTTTGTAGAAAGCGGTCCTTTGGTACGTTCCTCCTATCACGCCGAAAAACATTTGTTCTAA
- a CDS encoding patatin-like phospholipase family protein: MLVLFWLLFFGCITQVVAIKYGVPYLFLDPEYLGQVDFRSYLLLGFACGGFIMAFNIASYITNAFRFPFLATLSNPFFKFCLNNLIIPVIFVFVYCVSIYKFQTHSQLVAPKYVWMHIAGFLTGNISFILFSILYFRWANKDIQKMFGVISSDDGNPELKIRKSQRIALKENMDWQNVDSPKNPENKRDWHVETYMSTLFRIKLARGYEHYEKEKLIKVFKQNHVSAALFEIIAVVSLILLGLFRDVSVFQIPAGASVFLLFTMFLMLTSATYTWLRGWSVTVSCIVLVIINFVSHYDIANSGSRAYGMDYTVPKAILTNGILDQSDINKTQRNNDIDSTTKILNNWVSKNAINSLARNQKPKFVIVCTSGGGLRSSLWTFYTLQHTDSILGGELLKHIELITGSSGGIIGAAYLRELYLEQQQGKIKNLYPDSFLVNISKDILNPLAFSITTNDLFFNLQKFKDGNYSYSKDRGYFFEKKLNENTDNVFQKRISDYTLPEKKALIPIMVITPTVINDGRKLVIASQPVSYLTENDIQPSLTNHPLVEDIEFSKFFKNQDAANLKFTSALRMNATFPYIMPATQLPSIPTIEVMDAGLRDNYGVEPALKFIYAFRKWIEENTSGIVIVQIRDKHKEFPIQDNAPKTIIETLTQPINTLYATLFNVQDFNENQMIEYTSLWFKGKIDFVDFQLQNDPGDNISLSWHLTNKEKKQVVNSMKLPENRASVAKLKELLK, translated from the coding sequence TTGTTAGTCCTTTTTTGGTTGCTATTTTTTGGTTGTATTACACAAGTAGTTGCCATTAAATACGGTGTTCCGTATCTTTTTTTAGATCCTGAATATTTAGGTCAAGTAGATTTCCGTTCTTATTTATTGTTGGGTTTTGCTTGCGGAGGTTTTATTATGGCTTTCAACATTGCTTCGTACATTACCAATGCGTTTCGGTTTCCTTTCCTGGCAACGCTTTCAAATCCTTTTTTTAAATTTTGTCTCAATAATTTAATTATTCCAGTAATTTTTGTTTTTGTTTATTGTGTCTCGATATACAAGTTTCAAACACATTCGCAATTAGTAGCGCCAAAATATGTGTGGATGCATATTGCGGGATTTTTAACGGGAAATATTTCGTTCATTTTATTTTCGATTTTATATTTCCGTTGGGCAAATAAAGACATTCAAAAAATGTTTGGTGTGATTAGCAGCGACGATGGAAATCCGGAATTAAAAATCCGAAAGAGTCAGCGCATCGCATTAAAAGAAAACATGGATTGGCAAAACGTGGATTCTCCGAAAAACCCTGAAAATAAAAGAGATTGGCACGTGGAAACGTATATGAGTACTCTTTTCAGAATTAAATTAGCGCGTGGATACGAGCATTATGAAAAAGAAAAACTAATCAAAGTTTTTAAGCAAAACCACGTCAGTGCTGCTCTTTTTGAAATAATTGCTGTGGTAAGCCTTATTTTATTGGGATTGTTTCGCGATGTTTCGGTGTTTCAAATTCCTGCTGGAGCCAGTGTTTTTTTATTGTTCACCATGTTTTTAATGCTGACAAGTGCAACCTATACTTGGCTCAGAGGTTGGTCGGTTACGGTGTCTTGCATCGTTTTGGTAATAATTAATTTTGTATCGCATTATGATATTGCAAATTCTGGTAGTAGGGCTTACGGGATGGATTATACCGTGCCAAAAGCAATTTTGACTAACGGTATTTTAGATCAATCAGATATCAATAAAACACAGCGTAATAATGATATTGATAGCACGACAAAAATACTGAATAATTGGGTTTCGAAAAATGCAATAAATAGTTTAGCGCGAAATCAAAAACCAAAATTTGTAATTGTTTGTACCAGCGGAGGTGGCTTGCGTTCTTCTTTATGGACGTTTTACACCTTGCAACATACCGATAGTATTTTAGGAGGAGAATTGCTAAAACACATCGAATTAATTACCGGATCTTCTGGCGGAATTATTGGTGCAGCGTATTTGCGCGAATTGTATTTGGAGCAACAACAAGGAAAAATTAAAAATTTATATCCCGATTCTTTCTTGGTCAATATCTCGAAAGATATTTTAAATCCATTGGCATTTAGCATTACCACGAACGATTTATTTTTCAACCTTCAGAAATTTAAAGATGGAAATTATTCTTATTCCAAAGACCGCGGTTATTTTTTCGAAAAAAAATTAAATGAAAATACCGACAATGTTTTTCAAAAAAGAATCAGCGATTACACGCTTCCTGAAAAAAAGGCATTGATTCCGATAATGGTTATTACGCCCACTGTTATTAACGATGGAAGGAAATTAGTGATTGCTTCGCAACCGGTTTCTTATCTTACGGAAAACGATATTCAACCTTCGCTCACCAATCATCCATTGGTGGAAGACATCGAATTTTCAAAATTTTTCAAAAATCAGGATGCTGCCAATTTAAAATTTACAAGCGCTTTGCGAATGAATGCCACTTTTCCATATATCATGCCAGCAACGCAACTTCCAAGCATCCCAACCATTGAAGTAATGGATGCTGGTTTGCGCGACAATTACGGCGTAGAGCCAGCTTTAAAATTTATTTATGCTTTCCGAAAATGGATAGAAGAAAATACGAGTGGTATTGTGATTGTTCAAATACGCGATAAACACAAAGAATTTCCGATACAAGACAATGCTCCGAAAACAATTATCGAAACGCTTACACAACCTATCAATACACTTTACGCGACACTTTTTAATGTTCAAGATTTTAATGAAAACCAAATGATTGAATACACGAGTTTGTGGTTTAAAGGCAAAATTGATTTTGTAGATTTTCAATTGCAAAATGATCCTGGAGATAATATTTCTTTGAGCTGGCACCTCACCAACAAAGAGAAAAAGCAGGTGGTTAATTCTATGAAACTTCCAGAAAACAGAGCTTCCGTAGCTAAACTGAAAGAATTATTAAAGTAA
- a CDS encoding YkgJ family cysteine cluster protein: MKKHSSAKAIHEDTKKFFLKLKRKNPKDLDNVVHELHHEVFAHTDCLTCANCCKTTSPIFSQKDIERLSKYFKIRPSQFIEKYLHEDADKDFVLNSAPCTFLDAENLCTIYDHRPTACREYPHTDRKKFYQLLDLTLENVAVCPAVAEIAEKLKLVYEK, encoded by the coding sequence ATGAAAAAACATAGTTCTGCGAAAGCGATTCACGAGGATACGAAAAAGTTTTTTTTAAAATTAAAACGTAAAAATCCAAAGGATTTAGATAATGTCGTACATGAATTGCATCACGAAGTTTTTGCGCACACCGATTGTTTAACCTGTGCCAATTGTTGCAAAACTACAAGTCCGATTTTTTCTCAAAAAGACATTGAACGCCTTTCGAAATACTTTAAAATAAGGCCTTCGCAGTTTATCGAAAAATATTTACACGAAGATGCAGACAAAGATTTTGTGTTGAACAGTGCGCCTTGCACGTTTTTGGATGCCGAAAATTTGTGTACTATTTACGATCATCGCCCAACTGCTTGTCGCGAATATCCACATACCGACCGAAAAAAATTTTATCAATTACTGGATTTAACGCTCGAAAATGTCGCGGTTTGTCCTGCCGTTGCTGAAATTGCCGAAAAATTAAAATTGGTTTACGAAAAATAA
- a CDS encoding anhydro-N-acetylmuramic acid kinase yields the protein MKQEYKVIGIMSGTSLDGVDIALCRFVLENDKWKYFLEKAETIPYTKTWKKKLSTIENSSAFDFALGNAEYGTLLGNLINSFLKKYFLKADFIASHGHTIFHQPEKKLTFQLGDGAAIAAICNLPVMCDFRSLDVALGGQGAPLVPAGDVLLFSEYDFCLNLGGFANVSFQKKNKRIAFDICPVNLVVNYLCEGIGKPFDDKGKMGKNGKINSSLLAELNKLPFYHLPINKPKSLGKEWVLKNIFPILKKYEIPLNDKIRTFYEHISIQLNKALEKEKIGNVLVTGGGAHNDFLMECLRKNSSHTFILPEKKVIDFKEALIFAFLGVLRWRYEINCLQSVTGAIKNSVSGCIYWGNKKPDRTKMHNRE from the coding sequence ATGAAGCAAGAATATAAAGTAATCGGAATTATGTCGGGCACTTCGCTGGACGGAGTGGACATCGCTTTGTGTCGTTTTGTTTTGGAAAATGATAAATGGAAATACTTTCTCGAAAAAGCCGAAACCATTCCATATACAAAGACTTGGAAAAAAAAGCTTTCTACGATTGAAAATAGTTCCGCATTTGATTTTGCTTTGGGAAACGCGGAATACGGCACATTGTTAGGAAACCTAATTAATTCCTTTTTGAAAAAATATTTTTTGAAAGCCGATTTTATCGCTTCTCACGGACATACTATTTTTCATCAGCCAGAAAAAAAATTAACGTTTCAGTTGGGAGATGGAGCCGCGATTGCGGCGATTTGCAATTTACCTGTGATGTGTGATTTTAGATCCTTGGATGTGGCTTTGGGCGGACAAGGCGCGCCATTGGTACCTGCCGGAGATGTACTTCTTTTTTCAGAATATGATTTTTGTTTGAATTTGGGAGGTTTTGCAAATGTATCGTTTCAGAAAAAAAATAAACGCATCGCATTTGATATTTGTCCAGTAAATTTAGTCGTAAATTATTTGTGTGAAGGAATCGGAAAACCTTTTGATGACAAAGGAAAAATGGGAAAAAACGGGAAAATAAATTCCTCGCTTTTGGCGGAATTAAATAAATTACCTTTTTATCATCTTCCTATAAATAAGCCGAAATCATTGGGAAAAGAATGGGTTTTGAAAAATATTTTTCCAATACTTAAAAAATATGAAATTCCGTTGAACGATAAAATCCGAACTTTTTACGAGCACATTTCCATTCAATTAAACAAGGCATTAGAAAAAGAAAAAATCGGAAATGTATTGGTAACAGGCGGCGGCGCACACAATGATTTTTTGATGGAATGTCTTCGAAAAAATTCTTCGCACACTTTTATTTTACCCGAAAAAAAAGTAATTGATTTTAAAGAAGCGCTGATTTTTGCATTTTTAGGCGTATTGCGCTGGCGCTACGAAATAAATTGTTTGCAATCCGTAACCGGAGCTATCAAAAACAGTGTGAGCGGATGTATTTATTGGGGCAATAAAAAACCCGATCGTACAAAAATGCACAATCGGGAATAA
- a CDS encoding Glu/Leu/Phe/Val dehydrogenase dimerization domain-containing protein codes for MKDLLEKYENKKPEIVFEWKDAESEAEGWIVINSLRGGAAGGGTRMRKGLDKREVESLAKTMEVKFTVSGPQIGGAKSGINFDPADPRKKEVLKRWYKAVMPLLKNYYGTGGDMNVDEIHEVIPITEDFGLWHPQEGIVNGHFRPAENEKIHKIGQLRMGVSKVIEDTTYSPNPSKKYVVADMITGFGVSESIKHYYTIYGGAIKGKKVIVQGWGNVAAAAAYYLSQAGALIVGIIDVNGGLISENGFTFDEIKKLFAEKKNNKLVHEKLIPFTEINQKIWETKADIFIPAAASRLMTKEQVENLIKNGLQVIACGANVPFADKEIFFGPIAEYADSKISVIPDFIANCGMARVFAYLMQSNIELSDAGIFTDVSTTMRKALEEAHRINNSKNNIAKTAFEIALKKLI; via the coding sequence ATGAAAGATTTACTCGAGAAGTACGAAAATAAAAAACCAGAAATAGTTTTTGAATGGAAAGATGCCGAATCGGAAGCAGAAGGTTGGATCGTTATTAATTCCTTACGAGGTGGTGCTGCAGGTGGCGGAACGCGCATGCGGAAAGGTTTAGATAAACGCGAAGTAGAATCTTTGGCGAAAACAATGGAAGTGAAATTTACCGTTTCTGGACCGCAAATTGGTGGCGCTAAATCGGGTATTAATTTTGATCCTGCCGATCCACGTAAAAAAGAAGTTTTAAAACGTTGGTACAAAGCGGTAATGCCTTTGTTGAAAAATTATTATGGAACCGGCGGAGATATGAATGTGGATGAAATTCATGAAGTGATCCCGATTACGGAGGATTTTGGCTTGTGGCATCCGCAAGAAGGCATTGTGAATGGGCACTTCCGTCCGGCAGAGAACGAAAAAATTCATAAAATCGGTCAGTTGAGAATGGGCGTTTCAAAAGTAATCGAAGACACAACGTATTCGCCCAATCCATCCAAAAAATACGTGGTTGCCGATATGATTACCGGTTTTGGCGTGTCAGAATCTATTAAACATTATTATACGATTTACGGTGGCGCGATAAAAGGTAAAAAGGTAATTGTACAAGGCTGGGGTAATGTGGCTGCCGCTGCGGCGTATTATTTATCGCAAGCTGGCGCTCTAATTGTTGGTATTATTGATGTAAACGGCGGACTTATTTCCGAAAACGGCTTTACGTTTGACGAAATTAAAAAATTATTTGCTGAAAAGAAAAATAATAAATTGGTTCATGAAAAATTAATTCCTTTCACAGAAATAAATCAAAAAATTTGGGAAACGAAGGCGGATATTTTTATTCCTGCCGCAGCTTCTCGATTAATGACGAAAGAACAAGTGGAGAATTTAATTAAAAATGGTTTGCAAGTGATTGCTTGCGGTGCTAATGTGCCTTTTGCTGACAAAGAAATATTTTTTGGACCAATTGCGGAATATGCCGATTCTAAAATTAGTGTGATTCCTGATTTTATCGCTAATTGCGGAATGGCACGAGTTTTTGCGTATTTGATGCAAAGTAATATCGAACTTTCTGACGCCGGAATTTTTACAGATGTATCCACAACCATGCGCAAAGCCTTGGAAGAAGCGCATCGCATAAATAATTCAAAAAATAATATTGCGAAAACTGCTTTTGAAATTGCCTTAAAAAAATTAATTTAA